In one Alosa alosa isolate M-15738 ecotype Scorff River chromosome 14, AALO_Geno_1.1, whole genome shotgun sequence genomic region, the following are encoded:
- the cdh31 gene encoding LOW QUALITY PROTEIN: B-cadherin (The sequence of the model RefSeq protein was modified relative to this genomic sequence to represent the inferred CDS: deleted 2 bases in 1 codon), translating into MDVSSCFRLGAIILFLQALLCAGFDQSCTPGFDSELYIFNVDRVTLHVGKTLGKVVFDDCTSRKRIVLDSADSRFKVDTDGTVKLERQVTLHDGHKRFSLHAWDSQGRKHTVAVRVELDRPHQHHHQVDLHQPDVTEAVPTVPVLVFPESFGGLRRRKRDWIIPPINFPENSRGPFPLKMVQIKTSQADKVKIIYSITGQGADDLFTIDREGGGFFVTQPLDREQQPSYNGKLLAHAVSDGGGKAEEPMEINVLVIDLNDNRPIFVKDPFLGNVAEASKIGTEFMAVNATDADEPGNANSDVRYKILSQEPALPLKDMFDINPLTGKIRVKNNGLDKEKIHEYTLEIQAADREGNGLIAECKAIITVTDSNDNAPQFNPSQYTVTVPENKVGEVVVKMPVTDDDDPNTSASAAKFKIISGDPAGMFSVETGPNKQEGIIKTAKPLDFEAVAKYTLVVAVENEMPFAVALPTSTAQVVVNVGDVNEAPIFSPAEKTISKPENVPVGTALVEYLATDPDTAMKQKVTYKVGSDPAGWLSVEKDSGIIKVETEMDLESTFVKDGQYKALILAMDDDLVPATGTGTLIIQLKDVNDNRPAVVERLVKVCNEEPPPILLAVTDQDTEVNGPPYSVQMTGDSAKNWTARMNGTSTGIILKLKTKLPQATYSIRLTVRDTHGLDQESIVEAQVCNCKGADFVCKDEPEPLYFEAGFGILGGILALLLLVLLLLIFMRRKSNMKKDPLLPEDDIRDNIYSYDEEGGGEDDQDYDLSVLHRGLDNRPEVFRNDVIPTFMPAPQYRPRPANAEDIGNFIDDNLKAADNDPTAPPYDSLLVFDYEGAGSEAGSLSSLNSSSSGGDQDYDCINEWGPRFKKLADMYGGGEEE; encoded by the exons ATGGATGTTTCTAGCTGCTTCCGCTTGGGAGCCATCATTCTTTTTCTCCAG GCACTATTGTGTGCAGGTTTTGACCAATCATGCACACCTGGCTTTGATTCAGAACTCTATATATTTAATGTCGACAGAGTTACTCTTCACGTTGGCAAGACGCTTGGTAAAG TGGTTTTCGATGACTGTACCAGCCGCAAGCGAATTGTGTTGGATTCGGCAGACAGCCGTTTTAAAGTGGACACGGATGGAACGGTGAAGCTGGAGAGACAAGTGACCCTGCATGATGGACACAAGAGGTTTTCACTGCACGCGTGGGACTCCCAAGGCAGGAAGCACACAGTTGCTGTTCGTGTGGAGCTCGACCGGcctcaccagcaccaccaccaggtGGACTTGCACCAG CCTGATGTGACTGAAGCAGTTCCAACCGTACCAGTCCTGGTGTTTCCAGAGTCATTTGGTGGTctaaggaggaggaagagggattGGATTATCCCTCCAATCAACTTTCCTGAAAACTCCAGAGGCCCTTTTCCACTGAAGATGgtgcag ATAAAAACCAGCCAAGCTGATAAGGTGAAGATCATCTACAGCATTACTGGTCAAGGGGCAGACGACCTTTTTACAATTGACCGTGAAGGCGGG GGTTTTTTCGTCACTCAGCCCTTGGACAGAGAACAACAGCCTTCCTATAACGGTaaa CTTCTTGCCCATGCAGTATCAGATGGTGGTGGGAAAGCAGAGGAGCCCATGGAAATCAATGTCCTTGTAATTGACCTAAATGATAACAGGCCTATCTTTGTGAAAGATCCTTTCCTGGGAAATGTTGCAGAAGCATCAAAAATAG GCACTGAGTTTATGGCCGTTAATGCCACTGACGCTGATGAGCCTGGAAATGCAAATTCTGACGTCAGATACAAAATTCTCAGTCAAGAGCCAGCATTGCCACTAAAGGATATGTTTGACATCAATCCTTTAACAGGAAAAATCAGGGTGAAGAACAATGGGCTGGATAAAGAG AAAATTCATGAGTACACTTTGGAAATTCAAGCAGCTGACCGTGAAGGAAATGGTCTAATAGCCGAGTGCAAAGCAATTATTACCGTAACTGACAGCAATGACAATGCTCCACAGTTTAACCCATCTCAG TACACGGTGACTGTGCCTGAGAACAAAGTGGGGGAAGTGGTGGTGAAGATGCCTGTAACAGACGACGATGATCCCAACACCTCTGCCTCAGCAGCCAAATTCAAGATCATCAGTGGAGACCCAGCAGGGATGTTCAGTGTTGAGACAGGCCCCAACAAACAGGAGGGCATCATCAAGACTGCCAAG CCTCTGGACTTTGAAGCTGTGGCCAAGTACACGCTGGTGGTAGCAGTGGAGAACGAAATGCCGTTTGCAGTTGCTCTGCCAACATCCACTGCTCAGGTGGTGGTGAATGTTGGGGATGTCAACGAGGCTCCCATCTTCAGTCCAGCAGAGAAGACCATTTCTAAGCCTGAAAATGTACCTGTTGGCACAGCACTAGTGGAGTACTTAGCCACAGATCCTGACACCGCTATGAAGCAGAAAGTGAC GTACAAAGTAGGCAGCGATCCAGCTGGTTGGCTGAGTGTCGAAAAAGACTCAGGAATAATTAAAGTGGAGACTGAAATGGACCTGGAATCTACCTTTGTCAAAGACGGCCAGTACAAAGCCCTGATTCTGGCTATGGATGATG ATTTGGTCCCTGCGACCGGTACTGGAACGCTCATTATTCAGTTGAAGGACGTGAACGACAACCGTCCAGCAGTGGTGGAGAGGCTGGTGAAGGTGTGCAATGAGGAGCCACCTCCCATTCTGCTCGCAGTCACAGATCAAGACACTGAAGTTAACGGCCCTCCATACAGTGTACAGATGACTGGGGACTCGGCCAAAAACTGGACAGCACGGATGAACGGCACAA GTACTGGCATTATACTCAAATTGAAAACCAAGTTACCGCAAGCAACATACAGCATCAGGCTGACGGTTCGTGACACCCATGGCTTGGACCAAGAAAGCATTGTAGAAGCCCAAGTGTGCAACTGCAAGGGAGCCGACTTTGTCTGCAAAGACGAGCCTGAGCCGCTGTACTTTGAAGCAGGATTTGGAATCTTGGGAGGCATCCTGGCCCTACTCT TGTTGGTCCTGCTTCTGCTCATCTTcatgaggaggaagagcaacATGAAGAAGGACCCGCTCCTGCCAGAGGACGACATCAGGGACAACATCTACTCCTATGATGAGGAAGGCGGAGGAGAAGACGACCAG gattaTGACTTGAGTGTGCTACACAGAGGCCTGGATAACCGGCCAGAAGTATTCAGGAATGATGTGATTCCCACCTTCATGCCCGCACCACAGTATC